The nucleotide window AGTCAGAAAGACCATGCTTCTGGTTGTGTCTTCATTCCACTGATTATGTACTGACCACTGATAAGTAAATAAAAGGCCCAAGGTTATAGCAATCCCTTGCAATATACTAACTACAAGTTCTTTTATGTTAAAAAATGTCGAAGTGAAAGGTCTTGGCCCCCTTTGCATCGTATCAGCTTCTGCGGGTTCATTTTCGTAGATTATGGAGCAGGTCGGTCCCATAACAAGTTCAAGTAAAATTACATGAAGAGGACTGAATATATTAGGATAGATCCACCCTAAAGCAAGCGGAAGGAAAACAATCAAGATTATAGGAATGTGTATTGAAATAATATACTGAATAGCTTTTTTTAAGTTGGTATAAATCTTTCTGCCCATTGCAACGGCATCCACCATTTTAGAAAGATCATCTTCCACAAGAATAAGAGAGGCCGCATCTTTGGCTATAGCCGTACCTTTTGTTCCCATTGCTATACCAATGTGTGCGGCCTTTAGCGACGGCCCATCATTAACACCGTCTCCTGTCATGGCAACGATTTGCCCATTCGCTTTTAAGGCATTAACAATCCTTAATTTGGCCTCAGGAAACATTCTGCTAAACACATTAATATTCATTACTTCGCTTTGCAATTCAGCATCGTTTAACTTCATGAGTTCCTCGCCTGTAATGGCTTTATCAAAACCTGAAAAATTAATTTCCTGTGCAATGGCATTTGTGGTACGAGCATTGTCACCGGTAATAATTTTCACCCCTATTCCCGCCGAATAAAAAGATTCTAAAACCTCTTTTATATTATCTTTTGGCGGGTCATAAAAAGCGACTAAACCTTTGAATATAAATGGAATTTCTTGCTGTGTTTCGGGAAAATTAGTACCCTGAAAATTCCCTTTTGCAACACCAAGCACTCGGTAACCTTTTCTCGTAAGTTTATCCATAGCCAATGTTACCTTTTCTTTTTCTTCTTTTGAGAGATGACAAACTTCAAAGATAGCTTCTGGCGCGCCTTTTGCGGCAATTATACGAATGCCATAGGTGTCTTCAAATAAATGGGTCATCATTGGAGGGGTTCCTGATAAAGGATATTCATGAATCATCTTAAAACTGCTCCTCAAATCTTTATCAGTATTTTTCTTGTAGGCATTATGCAGGGCAATCTCCATCGGGTCAAAAGCTATCGGCTCACTTGCCCACATCGCTATTGTAAGGAGTTCCTCGGTTTCTTTTAATTCTCTAAAAGTATTCACCGCCACTTCTGAACCTGAAGGCAAATAAAGTCTTGCCAATTCCATTTTATTTTGTGTGATCGTACCGGTTTTATCAGTACAAATTACAGTGGCGCTGCCTAACGTCTCAACCGTTTTCATTTGCTTGACAATAATTCCCAACTTCATTAGTCTGCGGGAACCAAGAGCCATAAATGTTGTGAAAGCAACCGGAATCTCTTCCGGCAGTATACTCATGGCTAAAGTTAATGCCAACAAAAGGCTTCCAAGAATATTTCCAAGTTTAATATAATTGATGCACCAAACCAAAATGAACATCAAAGCTCCGGCAAAAACCATTTTTTTTATAAAATTCCCAATCTGAAGCTCTAACGGTGTTTTCTCCTCCGAAATGGCTTCCAGACTACTTCCTATTTTCCCTAAACTAGTCTGATTACCAACCTCGGTTACTTTAAATACCGCCAATCCGCTGACAACGGTTGTTCCTGAAAAAACGGTATTATCATCTTTTTTCCTATCCTTGAAAACAGACATTGATTCACCGGTTAGTATCGATTCATTTACTGAAAAATCATTCGACCGTATGATGAAGCCGTCAGCAGGAACCATACTGCCTTCTTCAATAACGACAAGATCTCCAACTACAATATCATGAGTTTTTATATTTTGCTGTTGTCCTTCGCGAATAACTTTGCATAAAGGCTCAGTGAATTCTTGCAGTTTTGCGAGCGCATTTTGGCTTCTTTTTTCCTGATAAAGTGAAATGGCAACAATTAATAAAATTGAAACCGAAAGAAAAACAGCATCACTGTATTGCTCGTTGATAAAATAAATAGCAGAGGCAATAAGCAATAAAACAACCATTGGTTCTGCAAAAACAGTTTTTAGAAAAGACAAAAACCGGCTCTCATTTTTGTAATTACTCTTATTGATTCCAAACTTTTTTCTGTTTTCAACTACTTCGTTAAAACTTAGTCCTTTTAATTCCTGCTCACTTGTGTTCATTGAATATTTTAGATAAAATTAGTATCAATACATACAGTTCTAAAAGATACAAAATAATTATCTGTTCTAAAAGCTGTCTGAATTATTTCGGATTTTTAATTTAATAAATCCTATGCCCCTCTCCCTGTTGTCTTCTGCAATACACTTCCTATTTCTTGTAAGAATAATTCCAAAATTTCAGGCTGTAAATTTATTGAATATACGTAGTAACCTTTTTGTCCGATTTTAAAATTAATTAAATCTTAAGCAAAGAAAAAAAATACGATCGCCTATAATTCGTTATTTCGTATATCTAAAACAATCATTATGAAACTGATAACAATGTTCCTTTTTTTAACATTTCTTCCTACAATAAATTGGGAAGCTGACTTTACTATTGCTAAAAAAACCGCGAAAGAAAAAAACGAATTAATATTATTGAACTTCTCCGGATCGGATTGGTGCGGACCTTGCATCGTATTACACAGGGATTACTTCCAGAGTGAGGCGTTCAAAGAAATGGCAGACAAAAATTTAATACTTGTCAATGCTGATTTTCCGCGAAAAAAGAAAAACATAGGCACACCTGAACAGATTAAGCAAAATGAGCAGCTAGCTGAATTATATAATAAAGAAGGAAATTTTCCGCTTACACTGCTGCTTGACTCCGAGGGAAAAGTAATTAAAACATGGCACGGAAAACCTCAAATTAGTCCTGAGGAATGGACAGCAGAGATAAAGGCAATCTGTGACAGCAGAAAATAATATGCATAAAGATCAAAAGTATTCTCAATCCCTGAAACTTATGGGAAACATCTTTACCATCACCGTTGTAGCGGCTGATGAAAAGACAGCCAATGAACATATTGAGACCGCCATAGAGGAAATCAAAAGGATTGAAAAACTTCTGACGACTTACAGCGATGACAGCCAGACCAATCTGATCAATGCAAATGCTGGCATTCAACCAGTAAAAGTTGACCAGGAAGTTTTTAATCTCATAGAAAGATCCATTGGCATATCCAAAATTACTCAGGGTGCTTTTGATATTTCCTACGGAAGCATTGATAAAAGCCTGTGGAATTTTGACAGATCAATGACCAAACTGCCGGACAGTGAAACAGCTTTAAAAATGGTACATCTCATTGATTACCGAAATATTATTTTGGATAAAGAAAATACAACCGTTTTTTTAAAAGAAAAGGGCATGCGTATTGGTTTTGGCGGAATCGGAAAAGGGTACGCCGCCGAAATGGCAAAACAGATTCTTCTCAAACAAAATGTAAAGAGCGGAATTATTAATGCAAGTGGTGACCTCTGCGTTTGGGGACAACAGCCCAATAACAAAAAATGGACTATCGGTGTGGCCGATCCTGTTTCTCCAAATACTCCGTTCTCTTATATGGAAATTTCCAATATAGCTGTAGCTACATCGGGGAATTATGAAAAATATGTAACGATCAACGGCAAAAAATATTCACATACGATAGATCCAAAAACAGGACTGCCAATATCAGGCATAAAAAGTGTCACCATCATAGCACCAAATGCTGAGTTTGCAGATGCGATGGCAACTCCAATAGCGGTGATGGGAATCAAAGCCGGCTTGTTTTTGATCGATCAGATACCAGATTTACACTGTATTATAATAGATGACAACAATAAAATTTACACCTCAAAAAATATCCGTTTAAAATGAAAAAGCCTAATCAGAAAAGACTCTTCTTTGCATGCGGCATTGCATTATCAACAATGCTCTTTGCCTCCTGCACTCCAGTAAAAGAATATCAGAAAGGAAAAATCAACGATTCTGAAATGGTTCTTTCCAACAGAAAAATTGAAAAAACAGAACTCAGTTTTCAATCCTACCGAGAAGGAGCTTCCGGAGCAAATTCAGGAAAAAGTGGCGGAGGTTGCGGCTGTAATTAATTTTTGATAGTAAAAAAATGAAAAGAATATTCATATCAGGATTTGCTTTATTGGCATTTTTCCAATTAAAAGCACAAAACGTTTCTAAGGACACAACAAATTATGAAACCCGAAAACTAAAAGTAGAGGAAGTAAATTTAGTTTCCAGTTATTATACCCAAAATGGAGATAATTCAGCCGTTACGGGAGGAATTGGTTCCGAACACCTTACCGATATTGCCAATACCATAGACGTCAAACTTGTCAAGTACGGACAAACGGGAATCAGACACACTTTTGATATCGAAGCGGGAATTGATCATTATACTTCTGCATCTTCAGACATGATTGATTTAAGTGCCAATTCATCAGCTTCATCTTCAGACATTCGTTTCTATCCATCTTTAAGTTATCTTAGAGAAAATATAGATAAAGGAAGAAGTTTTGGCGCAGGTGTTTCGTCTTCAAGCGAATTCGATTACCAGTCTTTTGGTGCGAACCTTAGTTTTTCTCAAAAAACAAAAGATAGAAATGGGGAGTTTACGGCTAAATTCCAAACCTTCATCGACCAGTTAAAACTAATTGCCCCTATTGAACTTAGACCTTATGGACAAGAAGGCTATGGCACAGCCGATAGAAATACGTTTGTGGGAACACTTAGTTATTCCCAGATTATAAACAAGGAACTCCAAATAATGCTTGTTGGGGACGTTATCAGCCAGAATGGATATTTGAGTCTTCCTTTCCATCGTGTTTATTTTACGGACGGTTCCGTCCATCAGGAAAAAATGCCAGATACGAGGCTTAAAATTCCGCTAGGAATCAGGGCGAGTTATTTCTTGGGAGACAACATAATTTTAAGAGCTTACTACAGATATTATTCGGATGATTGGGGCATCAAGTCACATACAGCCGACCTTGAAATTCCTGTAAAATTAACACAGGCTTTTTCACTGAGCCCGTTCTACAGATATTATACCCAGAGCGGAACCAAGTATTTCAAACCTTATCGTGAACATACTTCGGCAGATGAGTATTACACCAGTAATTATGATTTATCAAAATTTAACAGTGGCTTTTTTGGAATGGGCATGAAATTTACACCTCCCGAAGGTGTCTTTGGTGTCAAACATTGGAACACTTTAGAATTACGATATGGTCATTATACTAGAACCACTAACATGGTTTCCGACATTGTAAGCCTTAATATTAAATTTAGATAAAATTGTATTGCCAATTCGAGCGCAGTCGAAACAATTATAGCTTTCGACTGCACTTGATAACAAAGCTATTAAGTTTGGATAAAATTCAATCTCGCAAAGACGCGAAGTCGCAAAGTTGTTAACGTATTACTTTGCGACTTCGCGTCTTTGCGAGCCATATTTAGAAAAAATATAGCTAGAAAATCTTAGCTTAAATAACATATACTAAACTTCTAATTCATAAAAAAATAGACCCCTTGAGTCTATTTTTTTATGAATTATATCAATCCCTTGACAAGTATAAATCAGAACCTTAATCTTCTTCCTTTTCTTCCGATTGTTTTACAGCCCCATTAACCATTGTATTGGCGTTGGGTCTTATTTCGGTGTGACGAATTTCCCCTCCTGAAGTTCCAACTTTCTGAACCAAAATTAATCCGATAGCAGAAACAACTAAAATTAAAAAGGAAAGTAATTTTGCTTTTGCATGATTTTTAAAATTCAGATACAATCCAACAAGCGAAAATGCCCCCAAAACATACAGCAATACCGCTAATTTTTCAGCCAACTCTTCGTGCTCGTGAATAATCTGTTTTCCAACATTTGGCATATCTTCAACCAACTCCTCGGCCCCTTCTCCCGTACCCATACTGATTGCCCCAAAAATGGCCGCAACAATAAATAATACATAAGAGGTATTTATCAGAGTCTTGTTCTTTAAAACCAATCCTGCAATTAAAATTCCAAACCCAAAAATGGTTCCAATAATTGGAAAATGGTTTACTACCATGTGTAAATGTGCATCGTTCATAATATAATTTGATTTAATGATTAAAGATTTTAAGTAAATATAAAGATAATGTGCATTACACATTAATTGACTAACCCGCCAAAGAAACCCCTATCAAAGACCCAATTCCATAAGTCACTGCAGCAGCAGCCAATCCAAATGCAACTTGTCTTGTACCAGAGAATAGAATACTTTTTCCTGTCAATAATGTGATTGTAGCACCAATTCCAAAAAGACCAACAACACTACTGGCAATACTTAAAAAAATGGCTTTATTCCCTTCTAAAATCATAAAAGGATAAAGTGGGATGATTGCCCCGATGGCAAATAAAATAAAAGATGCAATAGCCGCTTCCCAAGCTGAGCCTCCTAATTCTTCTTTGTCGATTCCTAATTCTTCAGTAATAATAGCATCAATGGCTGTTTGAGGATTTTCAAAAGCTTTATCTGCTAGTTTTTGAGCCTCCGAAACATTCATTCCTTTGGCTTGATACAATAATACTAATTCTTTTTTTTCTTCTTCTGGAGAAGCTCGGAGTTCTTCAGTTTCCAGTTCTATCTGACGCTGATTTAATTCCCTCGAACTTTGAACAGACAGCCATTCTCCCAAAGCCATCGAAATTGCTCCTGCCAATAAACCTGCAATACCTGTTAATAAAATCGTATTATTCGAAACAGCCGCACCAGCAACTCCCATTACCAAACTCATATTTGAAACCAATCCATCATTAGAACCCAAAACCGCCGCTCGCAAAGCATTCCCTCCAACTGATTTATGTCGGCTTTCAAATTTAGATAATAAACCTCCCGAAACATTCAAAGCCGAATTATTATTGACTGCTTCAATAATATTAAGGTGATTGTGTTCAAAACCGGTAATTTTCTCTCCTTTCTCTATTTTGTTTTTCAAAGTATTGACTGCAAACTGTTTTTCAATGTTTGATAAGCTACTGATAATCGAGCTATATCCAAATAATTTGCCTAGTTTTAATTGGAATTTTGCTTTGGATGAAGGCAATGGCATTTTGCAATTCGGATCAAAAGTCAACACTTTATCAAGCATGTGCTTGGCATGTTCTTTTTCGATCGAAGCTAAACTATGCAACACTTTAGTTAAATTTTTATCATCCTGAACAGCTGCGATACTTTCATATAAAAAAGCGGTATCGACTTCTGTCTGTAATTGTTTTTTGAGTTTATTTAAATCCATAATTGATTTTGTTTAATTTGCTATATCAAACACTCCTTTGGTCAAAATTTTAGATGTAGCATTAATTTCATTATCAGGAATTATCTCGACGTATTTCTCTGATTTTTCACCTAGAGTAACTTTAGCTTTTTTGAAAGAATATTCCTTTTTTGAACTATCTAATAAAAGTACGAAATTTTTATTATTTTCTGTAATTAATGCTTCCGCAGGAATCGCCAAACCTTTCTTGGAATCCACAAATATTCCAGCCTCAACAAACATTCCTGTCAATAATTTTTGCTTAATGTTGTCTTCCAAATGTCCATGAACATTTATGGTTCTGTCATTCCCTTCAATGGATTTTCCAACCAAATGAACTTCGGCATTAAATACTTCTTTTGTAGCTTCAGGCACCGTAAATTCAATTTTTTGACCTTCTTTTACTTTTAAAATATCTTTTTCAAAAACAGACAATTCCAGGTGTAAATGCTGTGTATCGACGATTTCCAATATTACATCGGAAGGAGAAATAGGCATACCAACATTAGCATTCATAATAACGATATCACCCGAAATTGGAGAATAAATAGTTATTGTCGAAGTTAATTTTCCTTTTTCAACTTGAGCAGGATTAATATTAAGCATTAGCAATTTTTCGCGTAAACTTTGATACATTGCTTTTGTTTTACGATAATCACTTTCTGCTTTTAAATAATTTTTTTGTGAAGAAATTTTCTCATCATATAAAGTTTTTTGACGCTCATATTCCGATTTTAAATAATTGATCTGTTCAGCCACTTCGAGATATTCCTTTTGAATATCCAAAAACTCCGTATTCTGCAAAGTCAATAACGCTTGACCTTTGGTTACTTTATCTCCAACTAAAAGATGGGTTGACTTAACATAACCTCCAATAAACGAAGTAATTTGAGCTCGGTTTTGCGGTGGGACATCAATCTTTCCCGAACATTTGATAACTACATTAAAATCCTGTTCTGATGGTGAAGCAATTTCCATTCCTGAAGACTGAAACTGTTGCTTGGTCACAGTAATCAATCCATCATCTTTAGGCATAGCTTCAGTCTTTTTTGCTTCTTTACAAGAAAAAAACAATGATGTAAATAGTATGGTGTATATGATTCTTTTCATGTATGTAAAATTTATTTGTTATAGGTCATATATGGTATGCTTCGCCAATTCGCTACCGCTCGGGTCGCCTTTTATTTATTGGTGTTTGTTTGCAACAAACCTTTTGTTAATGGCGATTTCATGTATTTAAATTTAAAAATTAAGGTATTGTAAATCCAACTGGGTACTATTAAACTGCAATACTGCATCAAGATGTTCTATCTGAATGGTGGTTGCGTTTTCTAAGCTTTGAATATATTGAAAAAAGTCAATTTCTCCTTGTTTATAGCTTTTATTAGCCACTTTTAAAATCTCTTCAGACAATTTTTTCCCGTATTTATTATAGTAATCCAAAGCTTCCTGATATTTCATTAATTCATTATTCTTTTGGGTCACATAGTTGTCAATTTTACGCTCTTCATTTTGCTTTCTTTGCTCCCAGCTTTGAAGTTCAAGCTTTGCCACCTTTGTTTTAGACACAGTCCCCGAAAATAAAACAGGAATAGCCAAACCTACTTGAAACCCATATAAAGACTGCGTCAAACCACTATTTTTTCCTTGAAAATAATCGACATTTATGTCGGGCAGCCAGTTTTGTTTTTTTAGTTTCACCTGATTTTCATATACATTGGTCACACTATTCAAATAAGCGTTATAATATGATTTCACAGTGTCGTTTACAACTTTGCCAAGAGGCTTAATCTGATTGTTTTTAACTGTAATTTTTTCATCAGCCTGAATCAAAGAATACAAGATTTCGTACTGTGCCCTTTTCTCGCTTTCTATTTGGGAAAGCTTAGACCTGATGTGCCTGAATTTGGATTCTGCCGTAATTTTTTCAAGATAATTGGTTTCACCCAATTCAAACTTTCTCCCGCTTGCATTCGAAAAATTTTGGTACAGACTATCCAAATACACATACAGTTTTTCCTGATTTTGAAGAAAAACAATCTGTTGATATGTCTTTGAAACCTCCAATGAAAGTTTCATTTTTTGAATATCATAATTGGCTTTTTCTTTTTTGTATTCGGAATTATATACTTTTTTTTGAGCCCCATAAACCGTTGGAAACTCAAACTTTTGCTGTACTCCAAATACTTTTAACGGAACATTGTTAATGGCCAAATTGTTTTGGTCATAACTATAATACACATTGGTTTTATCAAAAGAATAAGCTGTTTTTGTATTCTCGTTCATTCGCTGCACCTGAAGTTTGGCTGCTTTTATTCCTTTGTTGTTTCCTAAGGCTTTTGCCACCAGACTATCTAATTCCGAATTATTGTTTTGAGAGAATGCCAATGAAGTACTCAACAGCATTAGTATAATTAAATTCGATTTATTGTGTAATTTAAACTTTGGTTTTTTAACTTCTTTTTCATCCAAAAACTTATATAAAATCGGCAAAACAATCATCGTTAATATAGTTGCGGTGAAGAGTCCACCGATAACCACCGTAGCCAATGGTTTTTGAACCTCGGCACCTGCAGACGAAGAAACAGCCATCGGCAAGAAACCCAAAGCCGCAGCCGCAGCGGTCAATAAAACCGGACGCAATCTGTCGGTTGTCCCTTTTAAAATCAATTCATCCAAATCTGTCATTCCTTTATGTTTGAGTTCTTTAAAATGTTCAATCAGAACGATACCGTTCAGCACCGCAATTCCAAATAGTGCAATAAACCCGACACCTGCCGAAATACTGAAAGGCAGATCGCGAAGCCACAGGAACAATATTCCCCCAACTGCCGAAAGCGGAATAGCAGAATAAACCATCAAGGCTTCTTTAATCGAGCCAAAGGCAAAATGCAGCAATATGAATATCAAGACTAAAGCGATAGGCACTGCAATTGCCAAACGCGCTTTTGCACTATTCAGGTTCTCAAATTGTCCGCCGTATTTCACATAATATCCAGGAGGCAGTTTTATTTTGGTATTAACGATTTTCTGAATGTCGGTCACGACACTTTGCAGATCTCGGTTTCTAACGTTTACACCTACTACAATCCTTCTGTTGGTATTGTCTCTTGAAATCTTGGCAGGCCCTTCGGTATATTCAATCTTAGCCAATTCACTCAATGGAATTTGCTGTCCGTTTGGAACCGAAACATATAAATTTCTCAAATCTTCAATATCATGACGGTTTGCATCGTCCAAACGAACCACCATATCAAAACGCTTTTCTCCTTCAAAAACATTTCCAACCGTTTTTCCCGCAAAACTCAATGCTATCATGTCATTCAAATCTGAAATATTAAGCCCATATCTTGCAATTTTGGAACGGTCATATTGTACATACATCTGAGGCAGACCGGCTGTTTTTTCGATAATAACATCCGAAGCTCCTTCAACATTTTTTATAGCTTTCTCTATTTCATGTGCTTTTTGAGCCAAAATAGTAAGATCTTCGCCAAAAACTTTAATGGCCACATCCGAACGTGTTCCCGACACCAATTCGTTGAATCTCATTTCAATTGGCTGCGTAAACTCGATTTCCATATTTGGTATTTCTGCTGTAATGGCTGCTTTTATTTTGTCAGCCAGTTCATCTTTGCTCGAAGCCGAAACCCACTCCTCTTTTGGTTTCAGCTTTACAATAATATCGCTTTCTTCCATAGACATTGGGTCTGTTGGAACTTCGGCAGCACCAATTCTGCTCACAACCTGAAGCACTTCGGGAAATTTCTTTAAAATTATTTTTTCAATTTTGGTTGTAGTGGCAATCGTTTTAGACAACGACGTTCCGGTTTTCAACACTGGCTGAATCACAAAATCGCCTTCATCCAGCGTTGGTATAAATTCACCCCCCATCGTAGAAAACAA belongs to Flavobacterium aquiphilum and includes:
- a CDS encoding DUF4266 domain-containing protein; translation: MLFASCTPVKEYQKGKINDSEMVLSNRKIEKTELSFQSYREGASGANSGKSGGGCGCN
- a CDS encoding DUF3570 domain-containing protein, producing the protein MKRIFISGFALLAFFQLKAQNVSKDTTNYETRKLKVEEVNLVSSYYTQNGDNSAVTGGIGSEHLTDIANTIDVKLVKYGQTGIRHTFDIEAGIDHYTSASSDMIDLSANSSASSSDIRFYPSLSYLRENIDKGRSFGAGVSSSSEFDYQSFGANLSFSQKTKDRNGEFTAKFQTFIDQLKLIAPIELRPYGQEGYGTADRNTFVGTLSYSQIINKELQIMLVGDVISQNGYLSLPFHRVYFTDGSVHQEKMPDTRLKIPLGIRASYFLGDNIILRAYYRYYSDDWGIKSHTADLEIPVKLTQAFSLSPFYRYYTQSGTKYFKPYREHTSADEYYTSNYDLSKFNSGFFGMGMKFTPPEGVFGVKHWNTLELRYGHYTRTTNMVSDIVSLNIKFR
- a CDS encoding efflux RND transporter periplasmic adaptor subunit; translation: MKRIIYTILFTSLFFSCKEAKKTEAMPKDDGLITVTKQQFQSSGMEIASPSEQDFNVVIKCSGKIDVPPQNRAQITSFIGGYVKSTHLLVGDKVTKGQALLTLQNTEFLDIQKEYLEVAEQINYLKSEYERQKTLYDEKISSQKNYLKAESDYRKTKAMYQSLREKLLMLNINPAQVEKGKLTSTITIYSPISGDIVIMNANVGMPISPSDVILEIVDTQHLHLELSVFEKDILKVKEGQKIEFTVPEATKEVFNAEVHLVGKSIEGNDRTINVHGHLEDNIKQKLLTGMFVEAGIFVDSKKGLAIPAEALITENNKNFVLLLDSSKKEYSFKKAKVTLGEKSEKYVEIIPDNEINATSKILTKGVFDIAN
- a CDS encoding VIT1/CCC1 transporter family protein — translated: MDLNKLKKQLQTEVDTAFLYESIAAVQDDKNLTKVLHSLASIEKEHAKHMLDKVLTFDPNCKMPLPSSKAKFQLKLGKLFGYSSIISSLSNIEKQFAVNTLKNKIEKGEKITGFEHNHLNIIEAVNNNSALNVSGGLLSKFESRHKSVGGNALRAAVLGSNDGLVSNMSLVMGVAGAAVSNNTILLTGIAGLLAGAISMALGEWLSVQSSRELNQRQIELETEELRASPEEEKKELVLLYQAKGMNVSEAQKLADKAFENPQTAIDAIITEELGIDKEELGGSAWEAAIASFILFAIGAIIPLYPFMILEGNKAIFLSIASSVVGLFGIGATITLLTGKSILFSGTRQVAFGLAAAAVTYGIGSLIGVSLAG
- a CDS encoding FAD:protein FMN transferase, with the protein product MGNIFTITVVAADEKTANEHIETAIEEIKRIEKLLTTYSDDSQTNLINANAGIQPVKVDQEVFNLIERSIGISKITQGAFDISYGSIDKSLWNFDRSMTKLPDSETALKMVHLIDYRNIILDKENTTVFLKEKGMRIGFGGIGKGYAAEMAKQILLKQNVKSGIINASGDLCVWGQQPNNKKWTIGVADPVSPNTPFSYMEISNIAVATSGNYEKYVTINGKKYSHTIDPKTGLPISGIKSVTIIAPNAEFADAMATPIAVMGIKAGLFLIDQIPDLHCIIIDDNNKIYTSKNIRLK
- a CDS encoding thioredoxin family protein; its protein translation is MKLITMFLFLTFLPTINWEADFTIAKKTAKEKNELILLNFSGSDWCGPCIVLHRDYFQSEAFKEMADKNLILVNADFPRKKKNIGTPEQIKQNEQLAELYNKEGNFPLTLLLDSEGKVIKTWHGKPQISPEEWTAEIKAICDSRK
- a CDS encoding DUF2231 domain-containing protein, producing MNDAHLHMVVNHFPIIGTIFGFGILIAGLVLKNKTLINTSYVLFIVAAIFGAISMGTGEGAEELVEDMPNVGKQIIHEHEELAEKLAVLLYVLGAFSLVGLYLNFKNHAKAKLLSFLILVVSAIGLILVQKVGTSGGEIRHTEIRPNANTMVNGAVKQSEEKEED
- a CDS encoding CusA/CzcA family heavy metal efflux RND transporter, which codes for MLEKIIAFSLKNKAVVLLFTASVLGFGLFSVFQISIGAVPDVTNNQVQVITTSRNLSTQDIEQFITYPVEIEMANLPGVEEIRSISKFGLSVVTIVFNDNIGTYLPRQLIAEKIKSASEKIPEGFGVPEMGPITTGLGEIYQYTLEVKPEYKKQYSVTDLRTLQDWVVKRQLSGIKGVVEINTWGGYLKQYEIAIVPSRLKAMNVTMRDVFTALEKNNSIAGGAYIEKVNQSYFIRGEGKVNSIEDIENIVVNNTNGIPVYIKNVAQVRFSHANRFGAITGNGEGEKVLGQVMMLKDANSKQVISAVKERVAQIQKTLPKGVYINGFLERSELVGKTTFTVAENLILGCLIVIFVVVLLLGNWRSGLVVASVIPLCLLFAISFMNIFGIDANLMSLGAIDFGIIIDGAVIIVEFIAFQIAHKSSDLVSLNKEDRQLQIDQITYKSASKMMNSAVFGQLIILIVFIPILSLTGIEGKMFKPMAMTFSFALLGAMIFCFTYVPVVSSLFLKPKEENPNSISSKLIQKLNSWYLPVITWALHNTKKVLYGAIALLVFAVALFSTMGGEFIPTLDEGDFVIQPVLKTGTSLSKTIATTTKIEKIILKKFPEVLQVVSRIGAAEVPTDPMSMEESDIIVKLKPKEEWVSASSKDELADKIKAAITAEIPNMEIEFTQPIEMRFNELVSGTRSDVAIKVFGEDLTILAQKAHEIEKAIKNVEGASDVIIEKTAGLPQMYVQYDRSKIARYGLNISDLNDMIALSFAGKTVGNVFEGEKRFDMVVRLDDANRHDIEDLRNLYVSVPNGQQIPLSELAKIEYTEGPAKISRDNTNRRIVVGVNVRNRDLQSVVTDIQKIVNTKIKLPPGYYVKYGGQFENLNSAKARLAIAVPIALVLIFILLHFAFGSIKEALMVYSAIPLSAVGGILFLWLRDLPFSISAGVGFIALFGIAVLNGIVLIEHFKELKHKGMTDLDELILKGTTDRLRPVLLTAAAAALGFLPMAVSSSAGAEVQKPLATVVIGGLFTATILTMIVLPILYKFLDEKEVKKPKFKLHNKSNLIILMLLSTSLAFSQNNNSELDSLVAKALGNNKGIKAAKLQVQRMNENTKTAYSFDKTNVYYSYDQNNLAINNVPLKVFGVQQKFEFPTVYGAQKKVYNSEYKKEKANYDIQKMKLSLEVSKTYQQIVFLQNQEKLYVYLDSLYQNFSNASGRKFELGETNYLEKITAESKFRHIRSKLSQIESEKRAQYEILYSLIQADEKITVKNNQIKPLGKVVNDTVKSYYNAYLNSVTNVYENQVKLKKQNWLPDINVDYFQGKNSGLTQSLYGFQVGLAIPVLFSGTVSKTKVAKLELQSWEQRKQNEERKIDNYVTQKNNELMKYQEALDYYNKYGKKLSEEILKVANKSYKQGEIDFFQYIQSLENATTIQIEHLDAVLQFNSTQLDLQYLNF
- a CDS encoding cation-translocating P-type ATPase, with amino-acid sequence MNTSEQELKGLSFNEVVENRKKFGINKSNYKNESRFLSFLKTVFAEPMVVLLLIASAIYFINEQYSDAVFLSVSILLIVAISLYQEKRSQNALAKLQEFTEPLCKVIREGQQQNIKTHDIVVGDLVVIEEGSMVPADGFIIRSNDFSVNESILTGESMSVFKDRKKDDNTVFSGTTVVSGLAVFKVTEVGNQTSLGKIGSSLEAISEEKTPLELQIGNFIKKMVFAGALMFILVWCINYIKLGNILGSLLLALTLAMSILPEEIPVAFTTFMALGSRRLMKLGIIVKQMKTVETLGSATVICTDKTGTITQNKMELARLYLPSGSEVAVNTFRELKETEELLTIAMWASEPIAFDPMEIALHNAYKKNTDKDLRSSFKMIHEYPLSGTPPMMTHLFEDTYGIRIIAAKGAPEAIFEVCHLSKEEKEKVTLAMDKLTRKGYRVLGVAKGNFQGTNFPETQQEIPFIFKGLVAFYDPPKDNIKEVLESFYSAGIGVKIITGDNARTTNAIAQEINFSGFDKAITGEELMKLNDAELQSEVMNINVFSRMFPEAKLRIVNALKANGQIVAMTGDGVNDGPSLKAAHIGIAMGTKGTAIAKDAASLILVEDDLSKMVDAVAMGRKIYTNLKKAIQYIISIHIPIILIVFLPLALGWIYPNIFSPLHVILLELVMGPTCSIIYENEPAEADTMQRGPRPFTSTFFNIKELVVSILQGIAITLGLLFTYQWSVHNQWNEDTTRSMVFLTLMTANVVLTLVNRSFYYSLLVTLRYKNVLIPVIVGITVFLVTLLFAIPYLRSLFSFEPITFIQLISCVLIGSLSVLWFEVAKYFRRRKRG